The genomic segment ATAGGCTATCGCCTCGGTGTTGACCAGAAATGAGGCAAAACCGAAAATTCGAGCGAAAAAGGCAGGTGTATCATCTCTAAAGCTGACCACCCGTACCGCATTGATAAAATTTAGATCAGCGTCCAGCTCAGCGAATGATTTTTCTTGCCACTCGCCCTGAGTATCAGTCGGATTGGGGCTAAAGGTGCTGGTGGTAAAGCTCCAGTGACCTGTCTCTATCGGTTTAAATTGCACGGCGTCGTTTCCGGTGCTGTTCAGAGAGACGACTCTTTCTGCCTCGGCAATTGCATCGTCTCTGGTCAGGATACCATTCTCGACGTCAAGTAGTTCATGGGCGCCTGCCAGGGCCCCTGCATCTGCCCCATTTTGTAGCTCATTTCTCACCCCGTAGAGATAACCAAGATCAACAGCCAGGGCTGCAAACATAATCAGAACGGCCATGAGTATGGCAGTCAGTACTGCCACCGCCCCCTCTTCGCCTTTTTTACTGCCGGTCTTCAATATTGACTTCATCATAAAAAGTCTCCCGAGAACTACTCCATTCTCATTAACGTTTCCCCAATGAGGGGAACCGTTAACAGCTGGAAATTACCGCCAACTAAGGCAGCCATATTGGGAAAAAGCAGAAAAGTATAGGTATAGGTTACCCTCACCGTCAAATCCTCCACCCCATCTCCATCCGGGTCAGCGCGAGTAATAGCTATGTCACCATCCTGCAGTGTCTGTGGCCCAGCGGATCCCAGACTGATCAGGGAGGAGCTACCACCATCGTCATTGACATAGTCCCGGACAACTGCCCGGATAGTATCATCACTTACCTGGATAGGATTTTCACCATCTGTTGAATAGACGATTCCGGCCCGCGCCCCCTCTCGGGAGGCGTTGGTAATCACCGCCTTATCAAACAGTAAAAAGGAAAATTCAATTATGCCAAAAACCAAAATTAAAAGCAGGGGCAGGACCAGAGCAAACTCAATGGCCGAAACACCCTGGTCTGAACGATTTTTCATAGCTCCACCATAGTTTATCTACTTTGTCTCTATTCCATCAACGGAGATCGAATAAGTTTCAGTTTTAGGTGATGTTGCCTCAAAGCTACCCTCATAACGTTTCATAACCCGGGTCCCGACACTTCCCTCTAGCCCCTCAACAGGCGCTACATCTTTACCTGCATTGAGATCATGGATCTGACTCTGCTTGGCAAGCTCGAAGGAGGTGCCATAGAAGTTGTCCACCTGGGTTGGCTGTTTTGTACAGCCAATCAGGAGAAGAAAGGGGACGAGGAGCATGGCCAGCATACATTTTTTCATTTTCATCTCAGCTCTCCGTAAAAGTATTACTCAGGAACGATATAGCCAAAATCGCCTTCCAGTGGCAGACTGTTTGCACCAGTGGCGGAGGCATTTTCTACATAGGTCTGCTTCTCCTTCCCCTCCAGCATACCCAAGACCAAGAGTTCAAATGCCGTTGGTTCCACAAAGGAATCCGTCGGCAGAGAGAGTTCGTCTCCATCGACAGGTGTTACCAGATGGGGGGTGACCACTACCACCAGCTCTGTCTCATTTTTTATGTATTTGCTACTACGAAAGAGGACTCCAAGGATTGGGATGTCGCCTAATAGCGGGAACTTCTTGATTGATTCGCGGATATTGTTTTTCATTAAACCGGCAATGGCAAAACTCTGATTGTCATTAAGCTCAACAACAGTTGACATCCGCCTTGTCTCAATGGAGGGCACCACATAGCCAGCATAGGAGATGGTATTGGTGAAATCCAGGTCAGAGACTTCAGGGGATACCAGTAGAGATATCCTGCCCTCACCGAGGACCGTTGGGGTGAAGTTGAGTCCTACCCCGAAAGGTTTCCACTCAATGCTAAATCTGTCGAATTGTTGGGCAACCGGAAAGGGAAATTCACCACCTGCTAAAAAGCTGGCACTCTGTCCACTCTGGGCGATAAGGGTCGGCTTGGCCAGAACCTTCACGAGACCATCTTCCTGCAGGGCATCAATTGCAACGATGTAGCTACCACTCTTACCGAAAACAGCATTCACACCGCTACCTATGTTTAGGCCGTCTAGGACACGGGCCGGCTCGATGGGCAATGTACCACCGGGAAGACCTGACAGGCCATCCAGCATGGAGAGACCAAAACCACTTGAACCATCAAGGCCAAAGTTAATACCCAGTTGGTTTCCTACTCTCTTTGATATTTCAGCAATCCGTACCTCCAGCATCACCTGCTGAATTCCTCCCACCTTGAGGAGATTAATGACCTTGCTCGGTGCATAGGCTTCGGCAAGGGCGAGGATTTTCTGCAGCCTCACCGCTCCGGCGACAGTTCCGGTCAGGGTCAGGAAGTCTCCGGAATCACGAACAGAGACGTTTTCACCGGGGAAGACATCATGGATATGTTTTTTAAGTCCGAGCACATCCGGGCGAACAATTATTTCAAAGGTACCCAATATCTTGTTTCTTGCTCCCCAGAGGGTGAGTTGGGTGGTACCAATGGATTTGCCACTGACAA from the Desulfotalea psychrophila LSv54 genome contains:
- a CDS encoding TadE/TadG family type IV pilus assembly protein; its protein translation is MKNRSDQGVSAIEFALVLPLLLILVFGIIEFSFLLFDKAVITNASREGARAGIVYSTDGENPIQVSDDTIRAVVRDYVNDDGGSSSLISLGSAGPQTLQDGDIAITRADPDGDGVEDLTVRVTYTYTFLLFPNMAALVGGNFQLLTVPLIGETLMRME
- a CDS encoding type II and III secretion system protein family protein, with protein sequence MLSVCNFVRMLTVSICCLLVMGGGPFAAESEATVLINTKPGEPVQLTINRLAKLRSSEVIRRAHIVNPDIAELIYSKTQSPAWVFVSGKSIGTTQLTLWGARNKILGTFEIIVRPDVLGLKKHIHDVFPGENVSVRDSGDFLTLTGTVAGAVRLQKILALAEAYAPSKVINLLKVGGIQQVMLEVRIAEISKRVGNQLGINFGLDGSSGFGLSMLDGLSGLPGGTLPIEPARVLDGLNIGSGVNAVFGKSGSYIVAIDALQEDGLVKVLAKPTLIAQSGQSASFLAGGEFPFPVAQQFDRFSIEWKPFGVGLNFTPTVLGEGRISLLVSPEVSDLDFTNTISYAGYVVPSIETRRMSTVVELNDNQSFAIAGLMKNNIRESIKKFPLLGDIPILGVLFRSSKYIKNETELVVVVTPHLVTPVDGDELSLPTDSFVEPTAFELLVLGMLEGKEKQTYVENASATGANSLPLEGDFGYIVPE